GCCTGATCCGGGCTTCGTGGCCTATCCGGCCCTGGCCTTCATGGCCGGGGCCGAGCCGGTCCCCTACCGGTTGTCGGCGGAGCGTTTCCGCCTGGATGCGGATGAGCTGATCCGGGTACTGGAGGCGACGCCAGAAACATCAGCCGTGGTGCTCAACCTGCCCTCCAATCCCACAGGCGGCGGTGGCGATCTGGATGCCCTGCGCCGCGTGGCCGAGGCCTGCACCGCACGGGGTGTGCTTCTCATCTCGGATGAGGTGTACCGGGACCTGCACTTCGGGGTGCGGGCGCCGAGCCTGCGGGATGTCACGGATCGCGGCGTGGTCACCAGTTCCGTGAGCAAGGGCTGGGGGGCGCCGGGCCTGCGCGTGGGCTGGGCCGTGGGGGATCCCGCCTGGCTGGCGCCCGCGCGGGTGGTGCATGGCTATGCGGTGACCGGCACGGCCACACCCGCCCAATGGGCCGCGCTGGCGCTGCTGGAACACTCTGACGCGGTGCTGGCCGAAGCCCGGGCCGCCGTGCAGCTGCGTTGGGAAGCTCTGGCTTCGGCCTTGCGCGAGGAACTGGGCCAGGTGGTCACACCGCCTGATGGCACCTTCTACCACTTCATGGCCCTCCCCCCTGCGGCCCACGCCGATCCCCTGGCCTTCGCGCTGAAACTGCGCGATGAGGCCAAGGTGGTGCTCATCCCGGGCCTGGCTTTTGGCGAGGGCGGTCGCGGCCACGCGCGCCTCAGCTTCGCGGCCACGCCGGAGCAGCTGCGCGAAGGTGTGCGGCGACTGGCGCCCTACTGGAAGGCGTGATGACCAGCCTCTTTGCCTTCGATGATGCTGCCTGCCTGGCCCTCACCGAAACCCATGGCACACCCTGCTTTACCTACTCGGGTGCGGCGGCGGAGGCGCAGTTTCGTGCGTTACGCACGGCACTGCCGGATCGCGTCCGGGTGGCCTACGCGGTGAAGGCCAATGCCCATGGCCGCCTCTTGGCCCGTTTCGCATCGCTGGGTGCCAGCTTCGACTGCGCTTCCATCGGCGAGCTGGAGCGGGTGGAGGCACTGAGCCTGCCGCCCGGGCGCACCTTTTTCGCGGGGCCGGGCAAGCGCGAAGCAGAACTGCGCAAGGCCCTGGCCATGGGCGTTCGCATCCAGGCAGAGGGCTTCGAGGATCTCGCCCGCATCGATGCCCTGGTGGATCGCGAAACCGCCGTGAACCTGCGGGTGCACCCGGCTTTCGACATCGATGAGGGCAACCGCATCATCGGTGGCAGCGGTCCTTCTGCGTTTGGCGTGGATGAAGAGGCGGTGCCGGACTTGCTGGCACGGGCCGCCAACCTGCGTCATGTCCGCATCCGCGGCCTGCATGTCTTTGCAGCCAGCAATCAGCGGGATGCGTCCAAACTGCTGGCCATCCACGGTGCGGTGTTGGCGCTGGCCCAGCGATTGAGCGATGCGCACGGCCTGGTGTTCGAGCAGATCGATCTGGGCGGTGGACTGGGCATCCCCTATGAACCCGATCAAAGCCCTCTCGACGTGCAGGCTCTTGGAATCGGATTGTCGGCCCTGCTGGCCGCCCACCCCTGGTTCACAGGCGAGCTCATTCTGGAGCCGGGTCGCTTCCTGGCTGGGCCCTGCGGGGTGTACCTGGCCAAGGTGGTGCGGATCAAGGAAAGCCGGGGCACCCGCTTCGCCATTCTGGAAGGCGGCATCAACCACCTGCTGCGCCCGCTGCTCACGGGCGAACCCTTTCCGGTGAGGGCCGTGGGCAAAGGCAGGGGCGACCATCCGTATACCTTGGCGGGGCCCCTTTGTACCAGCCTGGATCGCCTCGGCGAGGTGCTGCTGCCAGAGCTGAGCGCCGGGGATCTGCTGGCCTTCGGCACCACGGGGGCTTACGGCCTCAGCGAAGGCATGACCCACTTCCTAAGCCACCCCGTGCCACCCGAAGTCTGGGTGGACTGAGTGGGGCTACCCGAGCAGGGAAATCCAGGCGGGGCGCTGCTCTTTGGGCATGGCTTTGATGCGCTCCAGCAGCTTGAGGCGGAGCGACCAGCCCTTGTCGTTGGGGAAGAGGGCCCGCCCTCGCAGCAGGTCGTCCTGGGCTTCATCCCACTTGCCCTGGTTTGCGTGCACCGAACATAGCGCCAGGTGCAATCGCCCCCCCCGGGCCCTCAAATCGGTGTCTTCCGGGTGGGCCCGCAGCAGGGCATCCAGAACCTTGTAGGCGGCTTCCAGATCGCCGTTCTGCAGGTGCTTCTGAAACTCCGGCAGACTGGCGCCGGTGACGCCGCCGGCCAGGCCCTCGCGGGCCTTTTCCAGGAGCTGCGCCCCGGAGGTGTCTCCGGAATTTCGGCTGACGAAGGTCTCCGCGCGGAGGTAGGCGCGCAGGGGGTCGACGACCAGGGCGGCTTCGGCCTCTTGCCGGATGGAGGCGGGGGATTCGGCGAGATCGGGGGCCTGGGCCTGCTGGGCCACGGGGGCCACAGCGGCGGCTCGGGCGGCACGCACCTCTTCCTTCAGGGCCTGGTCCTTCCGGTAGTTGTGGACGAGGCTCAGGGTCAGGATCAGCACCACGGCGCTGCCACCGGCGATGGCCAGAATCTTGGTGTCTTTGAGCCAGGGCATCTGTTCGGTGAGGCCGCTCAGGCGATCCGGGAGGGACAGGCCCTTGCGGGGGGGCGGAGTGGCCTGGAGCAGGGCCGCGGGAGGCTCCACACCCTGGGGCTCGTAGAGGTGCAGGGTCTCCTCGTCGGCCATGGCAATGCGGCCCTGCGCGTCGAAGCTCATCACGGGGGCCGGGGCCTGGCGGGGCTCCGGGGCCGCGGCACTGGGCCGGGCGGGTTTGCGGCAGCGTTCCAGGCCCTGGAGGGCGCGGGCGTTGCCGGGATCCAAACCCAGGGCCTGCTGGAAGGTGAAGGCCGCCTCCTCGTGGCGTTGAAGGGTGAGCAGGTGCTCCGCCTGTCGCAGCTTGAGATCCAGGGCCTCGGAAGCGGGGGCAGGGGTGGGCGCCTGTGGGATGACGGTGGGGCTGGAGGCGCTGAGGCTGGCTTCCTTGCGGGCTTCGCGGAGGTAGCCTTCGATCTCCTGGCGGTGGGGTTCCAGCACGAGGACGCGCTCCCACTTGGTGATGGCTTCTTCGGTCAGTCCCATGTCGTAGAGCTGGACCGCTTCCCGCAGCAATTTGTCGATGTCCTCTTCACCTTCGGGGAGGGCTCCGGTCGCGGGGACTGGCACGGCGGCGGCCTGAAGGGGGGGCAGGCCCAGTTCCCGCCGCGCGCCGTTGGCATAGCCGCGGGCCAAGGCATGAGCGGGATCCAACGTCAGGGCGCCCTCCCATTTCTTGAGGGCATCCTCCAGCTGACCCATGTCGTAGAGGGTGCAGCCTTCGGCCACGAGGCGTTCGGGATCCAGCCCGCCGGTCACGACGCGGCCCTGGTCCAGCTGGAGAGGCGCCTCCGGGGCCGTGAGACGGGCCTCAAAAACGTTGGATGGTTCTGGTTCGGGAGGCGCCACCTCGATGGGCGCCGAGTCGGGTTCCGGCGGAGGAGCCACAGCGGCTGGGGCTGGGACCGGTGCGATGGGCTGCGGTGATGGGACCGGGCTCGGTGGCCATGGGGGCGCGGTTGGAGCGGGAGCGGGGGCCGCAGCGGCGGCTTCTTCTGCGGCGCGGAGCGCGAGCAGACGCTGCTTCAAGGCCAACAGGCGTTCGCGGGCTTCGGTGTGGTTGGGCTGCTGCTTGAGTACGGCCTGCCAGATCTGGCCGGCCTTGACGAGATCCCCCTGGGCGAAGAGGTCATCCGCCTGGCGGAGGTAGGGCGCGTAGGGATCAGACGTCATGAGGATCTCAGTGGAGTTGGAATTCTTCCGTGTTGCGGATGAGCAGCATGAAGGTGCTGTTCCCGCACGTGAACTCCTGCTGGCTGGAGAGTTGCACCGGCGCAGTGATGCGTTCGCCATTGACCAGCGTGCCGTTGGTGGATTCCTGATCGCTGATCCACACCGTGCCATCCCGGTGGATTTCCAGCAGGGCATGGCGGCGCGAGGTTTCCGGATCCCGCGTCACCACATCCCCTTCCTCGCGGCCGATGATGGTGCGGGGGCCTTCCAGCACCTGCACCGTGGAGGCCTGGGGCCCGCTCAGGAAAGCCAGGGTGAATTTCAATCCCGGGGGCATGCCCGGCACTTGCAGACCGGCCGCGACCAGCATGGCCTCGCGGTCGCGCTTGGCGGTGGTGCGGGCGGAGGGTACAGGTGCGGGTGGCGTGGGGCCATCTTGGGGCAGGAAGGGCGCCATGACGACCTCTTCGGGTTCAGGGGGCATGACGGGCGACAAACCCGGGTTCAGCACCTCGAACACATGGCTGCATTTGGGGCACTTGAATCGCTTGGCGCGGGCGGCGCCGAAGCGGTTGTCATCGTATTGGAAGCGGGCCTGGCAGGCCGGGCACACCACGATCATCGGGCCCCTCGAGAAGCAGTTGCAGTGTATCCCTACTTCTTGCGCGTGGCGAAGAAGCTGAATTCGCTGCGGAGGGGGATGCCTTCCGGCAGCTTGAACCCGGTCACGCTGGAAGGCAGGGGTTGGTTGATTTTCAGCGCGCCCAGCTCCAGGAACCAGGAGTCGCCGGAGCGCTCGATCCACTGGACCTGACGGGGCAGCCAGGTCTCCTTGTCCACCCAGAGGTTCAGCACCTGAAGGCGCTTTTTCAGGGACAGGGTGCGGGGTGATAGGGCCAGATACCAGGCATTGGAAACATCTTTGGCATCGCTGAGGGTGATCTGGAAGTAGTCGGACAGGTAGCTTAGTTTCTGGCCCAGGCCCAGGAATTTCCGGTCGGAGTTCTTGATGAAGCCGATCTTCATGAGCTCGCCTTCGCGGGCCTCTGGGCTGTAGGAAATGAGGGCCTTGGGCGTGAGGTGGAGGATCAGATCCTCCGGGGGCTGGAAGGCGAAGTGGGCGAAATCGGAGCCCTGGAGATACATGGTGCCCTTGGTGACCGAAGGTGTCTTGAGCAGGGCCCGGTGGAGCGTGAGGGTGAAGGGGCACTGCAGGGTTTGGGCCTGGGCCTGGGCATTGTCGAAGCGCTCGACCACTTCCCTCAGGGGTGGCGGCGCCTGGGCGGCCAGGGGCAGCGACAGCATGAGCAGGGCGAGGAATGGTCGGATCATGGGGGCTCTTAGGCTGGTGCGGTGATGAGGGCCAGGGGTTCCCGCTGGTGGGCCAGGTGCAGGGCGGTGGCGGTGCCGCGAAGGACCTCCTCCGCGGCGAAGCGGGCCAGGTCGGGATGGTTGTTGGATTCGCTGAGGTGGGCCAGTACCACTTGGCGCAGGCGCGGGGAACAGACCTTGGCCAGCAGCTCGGCCATGGAGGCGTTGCTGAGGTGGCCCACGCGGCTCAGGATGCGGGCTTTGAGGTGCGGGGGGTAGTCCCCTTCGCGCAGCATGTCCACATCGTGGTTGGCCTCCAGCACCAGCAGATCGAGTTCCTGGAGATGGTCTGCCACCAGGGCGGTGGGGTGGCCCAGATCCGTCACCACGGCGCAGGCGCA
This sequence is a window from Geothrix sp. PMB-07. Protein-coding genes within it:
- a CDS encoding outer membrane lipoprotein carrier protein LolA — its product is MIRPFLALLMLSLPLAAQAPPPLREVVERFDNAQAQAQTLQCPFTLTLHRALLKTPSVTKGTMYLQGSDFAHFAFQPPEDLILHLTPKALISYSPEAREGELMKIGFIKNSDRKFLGLGQKLSYLSDYFQITLSDAKDVSNAWYLALSPRTLSLKKRLQVLNLWVDKETWLPRQVQWIERSGDSWFLELGALKINQPLPSSVTGFKLPEGIPLRSEFSFFATRKK
- a CDS encoding FHA domain-containing protein produces the protein MIVVCPACQARFQYDDNRFGAARAKRFKCPKCSHVFEVLNPGLSPVMPPEPEEVVMAPFLPQDGPTPPAPVPSARTTAKRDREAMLVAAGLQVPGMPPGLKFTLAFLSGPQASTVQVLEGPRTIIGREEGDVVTRDPETSRRHALLEIHRDGTVWISDQESTNGTLVNGERITAPVQLSSQQEFTCGNSTFMLLIRNTEEFQLH
- a CDS encoding alanine racemase; protein product: MTSLFAFDDAACLALTETHGTPCFTYSGAAAEAQFRALRTALPDRVRVAYAVKANAHGRLLARFASLGASFDCASIGELERVEALSLPPGRTFFAGPGKREAELRKALAMGVRIQAEGFEDLARIDALVDRETAVNLRVHPAFDIDEGNRIIGGSGPSAFGVDEEAVPDLLARAANLRHVRIRGLHVFAASNQRDASKLLAIHGAVLALAQRLSDAHGLVFEQIDLGGGLGIPYEPDQSPLDVQALGIGLSALLAAHPWFTGELILEPGRFLAGPCGVYLAKVVRIKESRGTRFAILEGGINHLLRPLLTGEPFPVRAVGKGRGDHPYTLAGPLCTSLDRLGEVLLPELSAGDLLAFGTTGAYGLSEGMTHFLSHPVPPEVWVD
- a CDS encoding pyridoxal phosphate-dependent aminotransferase, translated to MNPASRLSLLKPSPIRAITDGTPPGAIPLGLGEPTWDLPEVGRKALLRASGPCPYVPHAGLTELRRAVGAFHGAHLDEVLITTGSQGALFALFQAWVNPGTKVLVPDPGFVAYPALAFMAGAEPVPYRLSAERFRLDADELIRVLEATPETSAVVLNLPSNPTGGGGDLDALRRVAEACTARGVLLISDEVYRDLHFGVRAPSLRDVTDRGVVTSSVSKGWGAPGLRVGWAVGDPAWLAPARVVHGYAVTGTATPAQWAALALLEHSDAVLAEARAAVQLRWEALASALREELGQVVTPPDGTFYHFMALPPAAHADPLAFALKLRDEAKVVLIPGLAFGEGGRGHARLSFAATPEQLREGVRRLAPYWKA